CGGTTGTATCTGATTTTTTTGAAAGCCATTTGCGGTTGTCGCTTGACTGTTTTCCTTAATTAAACGGCTGTAAGTTCGTTGAGGGATAAAATGTAATGGATTGTACCCAACGAAACGCAATATCAATACACAAGCCCAAGAATATCGACCCTCTACGATAGCTTCAATGATCTGATTTAATTGCTCTGGAGTAATAGCTTGATGGAAACTATTCTGAGAAGAAACTT
This region of Nostoc sp. UHCC 0302 genomic DNA includes:
- a CDS encoding HetP family heterocyst commitment protein yields the protein MNYQVSSQNSFHQAITPEQLNQIIEAIVEGRYSWACVLILRFVGYNPLHFIPQRTYSRLIKENSQATTANGFQKNQIQPTINSSIDSSSQRDSSRVLTKIHDRDYLEISDKKSAIHEVCKVPSHCENKITELSSYRLHKLNN